Proteins found in one Sulfurimonas sp. genomic segment:
- a CDS encoding EAL domain-containing protein, with product MRKKINSLSSKIVFLIAVVTLTSILLIFNVFEKINKEAFYSIETQKAKLVLSTIEPLIALNIYLNLNDKIEQVTKQLLANPNILSIKVLQGEMLINERKSKEFENNVDDSFIVEEPIFQPNSEKKIGKLILIYSSKNYKELVDKYTKLLMQVLVLFGVFFLLFGLYIKKLLSPLRRIADLLKNYSPDKNLSIPFKNQNNEIGFISNALNNMQQSIIKYSEQQKNINKYLEEKVDEKTLELRKQLYTNALTGLPNRISLLRDINDYNDGALLIVNIDDFKEINDFFGQAVGDDILIAFSKRLSNMIIKEQNITLIHLSGDEFALFFTKKPSKDKFIQFAVTFIKDIEKMIFYHEDNELTLRVSIGATFQIQEALEKADIALKSARKQGKEFLLYDETLNVEQQYKNNIEWTKKLNWAIEHDRIIPFYQGIYDNKTNELKSSECLIRLIDKENNIITPYHFLTIAKKSKLYAKLTKIMIEKSCKFFEHLDCDFSINLSVEDVLNEEIVEYIIYNMQKYNVSKKIVFEILETEGIENYEEVSSFIDEMKSLGCRIAIDDFGSGYSNFEYLLQLNIDYIKIDGSLIKNLDVDRNAQIVVETIVSFAKKLNIVVIAEYVHSEEVYKKVKELNIERSQGYFLAKPEETITCN from the coding sequence ATGAGAAAAAAGATAAATTCACTTTCTAGTAAAATAGTTTTTTTAATAGCAGTTGTGACTTTAACCTCAATATTACTGATTTTTAATGTTTTTGAAAAAATAAATAAAGAAGCTTTCTATAGTATTGAAACTCAAAAAGCAAAATTAGTACTTAGCACTATTGAACCATTAATAGCTTTGAATATCTATTTAAATTTAAATGATAAAATTGAACAAGTTACTAAGCAACTTTTGGCTAATCCAAATATTCTATCTATAAAAGTATTACAAGGTGAAATGCTTATAAATGAGAGAAAATCAAAAGAGTTTGAAAATAATGTAGATGATTCGTTTATTGTTGAAGAGCCTATTTTTCAGCCAAACTCTGAAAAAAAGATTGGAAAATTAATTCTTATATACTCTAGTAAAAACTATAAAGAACTTGTTGATAAGTATACAAAACTTTTAATGCAAGTTCTTGTTTTATTTGGAGTTTTTTTCTTGCTATTTGGTTTATATATTAAAAAATTACTTTCTCCTTTGCGGAGAATTGCAGACTTATTAAAAAATTATTCTCCAGATAAAAACTTAAGTATACCATTTAAAAATCAGAATAATGAGATTGGATTTATTTCAAATGCATTAAATAATATGCAGCAAAGTATAATAAAATATTCAGAGCAACAGAAAAATATTAATAAATATCTTGAAGAAAAGGTAGATGAAAAGACATTAGAGTTGCGTAAACAGCTTTATACAAATGCTCTGACAGGACTACCAAACAGAATAAGCCTATTACGTGATATAAATGACTATAATGATGGGGCTTTATTAATAGTTAACATCGATGACTTTAAAGAGATTAATGATTTCTTTGGACAAGCAGTGGGTGATGATATTCTAATAGCATTTTCAAAAAGACTATCAAATATGATCATAAAAGAGCAAAATATTACACTTATCCATTTATCAGGTGATGAATTTGCTCTGTTTTTTACAAAAAAGCCATCTAAAGATAAGTTTATTCAATTTGCTGTAACATTTATAAAAGATATTGAAAAAATGATATTTTATCATGAAGATAATGAGTTAACTTTAAGAGTAAGTATTGGAGCTACATTTCAAATTCAAGAAGCTTTAGAAAAAGCTGATATTGCACTAAAATCTGCTAGAAAACAAGGGAAAGAGTTTTTACTATATGATGAAACTTTAAACGTAGAACAACAATATAAAAATAACATCGAGTGGACTAAAAAACTTAATTGGGCTATAGAACATGATAGGATTATTCCTTTTTACCAAGGAATTTATGATAATAAAACAAACGAGTTAAAAAGTTCTGAGTGTTTGATTCGTTTAATTGATAAAGAAAATAATATTATAACTCCATATCATTTTTTAACAATTGCAAAAAAGAGTAAGCTTTATGCAAAGTTGACCAAAATAATGATCGAGAAAAGTTGCAAGTTTTTCGAACATTTAGATTGTGATTTTTCTATTAATTTATCGGTTGAAGATGTTTTAAATGAAGAGATAGTTGAATATATTATATACAATATGCAAAAGTATAATGTTAGTAAAAAAATTGTTTTTGAAATCCTTGAAACAGAGGGTATTGAAAACTATGAAGAGGTTTCTTCTTTTATTGATGAAATGAAATCATTAGGGTGTAGAATAGCTATTGACGATTTTGGTTCCGGATACTCTAACTTTGAATACTTGCTTCAATTGAATATAGACTATATTAAAATCGATGGTTCTTTGATAAAGAACTTAGATGTTGATAGAAATGCTCAGATCGTAGTTGAGACAATAGTAAGCTTTGCTAAAAAGCTTAACATTGTAGTTATAGCAGAGTATGTTCATAGTGAAGAAGTATATAAAAAAGTAAAAGAACTAAATATAGAGCGTTCTCAAGGATACTTTCTAGCTAAACCGGAAGAAACAATTACTTGTAATTAA